A window from Piliocolobus tephrosceles isolate RC106 chromosome 11, ASM277652v3, whole genome shotgun sequence encodes these proteins:
- the TEX44 gene encoding testis-expressed protein 44 — protein MTPGEPSGEAGSTSSPTHGTPGSPLGSVANSVSKDSPAGGPQGQVPLTTDVLAVSSSAASTDRQDIDQASFKTATPEAMSTSGDKDKGAVVPEHGQKTPRKITPLLPSQNPSPLQTSMSLQNPTWDRQVQDARTSQSLAVFPSHLLGKDKTSQMANVPERELESAPSAPSAELQLTQHMEAQPVGSDADHVTAGVNGQHGPQAASTTKAAEEKAEHPKAPHPEAEALPSDESPMAMGAHAVDGLGDLQAWFFPPPPAGSVSLSPGPHEVALGRRPLDPSLYMASEENGYMCSMTSLLGRGEGSISSLADILVWSETTMGMAIATGFLDSGHSTVADLLHSSGPRLRSVSSLLGSVSSAFSSGVMSGTGSALRTLTHVLETVEQRTVEGIRSAVRYLTSHLTPRRFQADPNYD, from the coding sequence ATGACCCCAGGAGAGCCCTCAGGAGAGGCCGGCTCCACCAGCAGCCCCACACATGGCACTCCTGGGTCCCCCCTGGGCAGCGTGGCTAACAGCGTGTCTAAGGACAGCCCAGCAGGAGGGCCCCAAGGTCAGGTCCCACTCACAACAGATGTCTTGGCGGTGAGCAGCTCTGCCGCATCCACCGACCGGCAGGATATAGATCAGGCCTCCTTCAAGACGGCCACCCCCGAGGCCATGTCAACATCTGGAGACAAAGACAAGGGTGCAGTTGTTCCAGAACATGGCCAGAAGACGCCTAGAAAAATcacacctctgcttcccagccaAAACCCAAGTCCCCTGCAAACATCTATGAGCCTTCAGAATCCAACGTGGGACAGGCAGGTTCAAGACGCAAGGACAAGTCAGAGTCTAGCGGTTTTCCCAAGTCACCTCCTGGGTAAGGACAAGACGTCACAAATGGCGAACGTTCCTGAGAGAGAGCTGGAGTCAGCCCCCTCTGCCCCCAGTGCTGAGCTACAGCTCACCCAGCACATGGAGGCTCAGCCCGTCGGGAGTGATGCTGACCACGTCACCGCAGGTGTCAATGGCCAGCATGGCCCTCAGGCTGCCAGCACCACCAAGGCTGCTGAGGAGAAAGCTGAGCATCCAAAGGCCCCACACCCTGAAGCTGAAGCTTTGCCATCTGATGAGTCCCCAATGGCAATGGGGGCACATGCGGTGGATGGCTTAGGAGACCTGCAGGCTTGGTTCTTCCCTCCACCTCCAGCAGGCAGTGTGTCCCTGTCGCCTGGGCCCCACGAGGTGGCCCTGGGGAGGAGGCCCCTGGACCCCAGCCTGTACATGGCCAGTGAGGAGAATGGCTACATGTGCTCCATGACCAGCCTGCTGGGCAGGGGCGAGGGCTCCATCAGCTCCCTGGCAGACATCCTGGTGTGGTCTGAGACCACCATGGGCATGGCCATAGCCACAGGCTTCCTGGACTCCGGCCACAGCACCGTGGCAGATCTGCTGCACAGCTCGGGGCCCAGATTGCGCtcggtctccagcctgctgggaaGCGTCAGCTCAGCCTTCTCCTCCGGGGTGATGTCAGGGACTGGCTCAGCCCTGCGCACCCTCACCCATGTGCTGGAGACAGTGGAGCAGAGGACCGTGGAGGGCATCCGCTCGGCCGTGCGCTACCTGACCAGCCACCTCACCCCACGCCGGTTCCAGGCTGACCCCAACTATGATTAG